A region from the Eretmochelys imbricata isolate rEreImb1 chromosome 16, rEreImb1.hap1, whole genome shotgun sequence genome encodes:
- the QRFP gene encoding orexigenic neuropeptide QRFP encodes MKAPYSFFCLLFLSLGACVPPDDRKETGEPGDGIRFETSWQGPADDASQNGLWREVLWWRRFEDLRSLFSVAKELQGFGKERAGFRFRFGRQESREEEGEGVGFLRGDGEKRSSTLGNLAEELNGYNRKKGGFSFRFGRR; translated from the coding sequence ATGAAGGCTCCCtactccttcttctgtctccTCTTCTTGAGCTTGGGAGCCTGTGTCCCTCCTGACGACAGAAAGGAAACGGGAGAGCCAGGGGACGGGATCCGGTTTGAGACAAGCTGGCAGGGACCGGCAGACGACGCCTCTCAGAACGGCCTGTGGAGGGAAGTGCTGTGGTGGAGGAGATTCGAAGACCTCCGTTCCCTGTTCAGCGTGGCCAAGGAGCTCCAGGGCTTTGGCAAGGAGAGGGCCGGCTTCAGGTTCAGGTTCGGGAGGCAGGAAAGCCGGGAAGAGGAAGGCGAAGGGGTCGGTTTCCTGCGGGGGGACGGTGAGAAGCGCAGCAGCACCCTGGGGAACCTGGCGGAGGAACTCAATGGCTACAACAGGAAGAAAGGGGGATTCAGCTTCCGCTTTGGCAGAAGATGA